The following proteins come from a genomic window of Panicum hallii strain FIL2 chromosome 8, PHallii_v3.1, whole genome shotgun sequence:
- the LOC112902725 gene encoding acyl carrier protein 4, chloroplastic-like, whose translation MATLSAVSVKAGGFGTATATTPSWKGSRVSGRSLISMAMGATRSRLVSLRAPRFRVYAAKAETVSKVMDIVKQQLALGADAAAALTPESKFTDLGADSLDTVEIVMALEEEFKITVEEDNAQNITTIQEAADLIDKLVG comes from the exons atGGCCACCTTGTCCGCCGTCTCCGTGAAGGCCGGCGGCTTcggcacggcgacggcgaccacCCCGAGCTGGAAG GGAAGCAGGGTTTCAGGCCGGAGCCTCATCTCCATGGCCATGGGGGCGACGAGAAGCCGCCTCGTCTCCCTACGAGCACCGCGCTTCCGCGTCTACGCG GCCAAGGCGGAGACGGTGAGCAAGGTGATGGACATCGTGAAGCAGCAGCTGGCGCTGGGcgcggacgcggcggcggcgctgacgCCCGAGTCCAAGTTCACGGACCTCGGCGCCGACTCGCTGGACACCGTGGAGATCGTCATGGCGCTCGAGGAGGAGTTCAAGATCACCGTCGAGGAGGACAACGCCCAGAACATCACCACCATCCAGGAGGCAGCAGACCTCATCGACAAGCTTGTCGGCTGa